A single Orcinus orca chromosome 2, mOrcOrc1.1, whole genome shotgun sequence DNA region contains:
- the SOCS4 gene encoding suppressor of cytokine signaling 4: MAENSESNSKNVDVRPKTSRSRSADRKDGYVWSGKKLSWSKKSESCSDAETVSAIEKTEVPLRSQERKHSCSSIELDLDHSCGHRFLGRSLKQKLQDAVGQCFPIKNCSSRHSSGLPSKRKIHISELMLDKCPFPPRSDLAFRWHFIKRHTAPISPKSDEWVSTDLSQTELRDGQLKQRRNMEEVNCFSHTSVQPCVITNNDSSGRGGPGTGSIMNLASNNSIEDSDMDSDDEIITLCTSSRKRNKPKWEIDEETLQLETPPKYHTQIDYVHCLVPDLLQINNNPCYWGVMDKYAAEALLEGKPEGTFLLRDSAQEDYLFSVSFRRYSRSLHARIEQWNHNFSFDAHDPCVFHSPDITGLLEHYKDPSACMFFEPLLSTPLIRTFPFPLQHICRTVICNCTTYDGIDALPIPSSMKLYLKEYHYKSKVRVLRIDAPEQQC, translated from the coding sequence ATGGCAGAAAATAGTGAAAGTAATAGTAAAAATGTAGATGTAAGGCCCAAAACTAGTCGGAGTCGAAGTGCTGACAGAAAGGATGGTTACGTATGGAGTGGAAAGAAGTTATCTTGGTCAAAAAAGAGTGAAAGTTGTTCAGATGCTGAAACAGTGAGTGCTatagagaaaactgaagttcCTTTAAGGAGCCAAGAAAGGAAGCACAGCTGTTCATCTATCGAGTTGGATTTAGATCATTCCTGTGGGCATAGATTTTTAGGCCGATCTCTTAAACAGAAGCTGCAAGATGCTGTGGGGCAGTGTTTTCCAATAAAGAATTGTAGTAGTCGGCACTCTTCAGGGCTTCCgtctaaaagaaaaattcatatcAGTGAACTCATGTTAGATAAGTGTCCTTTCCCACCTCGATCAGATTTAGCCTTTAGGTGGCATTTTATTAAACGACACACTGCTCCTATAAGTCCCAAATCAGATGAATGGGTAAGCACAGACTTGTCCCAGACTGAATTGAGGGATGGTCAACTAAAACAACGAAGAAACATGGAAGAGGTCAACTGCTTCTCACATACCAGTGTTCAGCCCTGTGTCATAACCAATAACGATTCTTCGGGTAGAGGTGGTCCTGGGACTGGCTCTATAATGAACCTGGCTTCAAATAACAGTATAGAAGATAGTGATATGGATTCAGATgatgaaattataacactttgCACAAGttccaggaaaagaaacaaacccaaatgGGAAATTGATGAAGAAACCCTGCAACTGGAAACACCTCCTAAGTACCATACCCAGATTGATTATGTCCACTGTCTTGTACCAGACCTCCTTCAGATCAATAATAATCCATGTTACTGGGGCGTTATGGATAAATATGCAGCTGAAGCTCTACTAGAAGGAAAACCAGAGGGTACCTTTTTACTGCGAGATTCAGCACAGGAAGACTATTTATTCTCCGTTAGTTTTAGACGCTATAGTCGTTCTCTTCATGCTAGAATTGAACAGTGGAATCACAACTTTAGCTTTGATGCACATGATCCTTGTGTCTTCCATTCTCCTGACATAACTGGGCTCCTAGAGCATTATAAGGACCCGAGTGCCTGTATGTTCTTTGAACCACTTTTATCCACTCCTTTAATTCGGactttcccctttcccctgcAGCATATATGCAGAACAGTTATTTGTAACTGTACAACTTATGATGGCATTGATGCCCTTCCAATTCCTTCTTCCATGAAATTATATCTGAAAGAATATCACTATAAATCAAAAGTTAGAGTACTCAGGATTGATGCACCAGAACAGCAATGCTAG